The Ananas comosus cultivar F153 linkage group 2, ASM154086v1, whole genome shotgun sequence genome contains a region encoding:
- the LOC109706636 gene encoding auxin-responsive protein IAA33 — MMNMSESSSLRNAAKRPGWDEKAAAGCYAAPASAPAPMRKFLRLATLNDGVDDAASAITPPVTVVLEGRSICHRIHLHKHGGYQSLAAALRRMFVDTDGSGHELAVDGARLDLSNAVPGYLVAYEDMEDDLLLAGDLNWKDFVRVAKRIRIIPAKASTRKKTVGA, encoded by the exons ATGATGAACATGTCCGAGTCGTCTTCGCTCCGAAACGCAGCGAAGAGGCCGGGGTGGGACGAGAAGGCCGCCGCCGGCTGCTACGCGGCCCCGGCCTCGGCCCCGGCCCCTATGAGGAAGTTCCTGAGGCTGGCGACGCTCAACGACGGCGTTGACGATGCGGCGTCGGCCATCACCCCCCCGGTGACGGTCGTCCTCGAGGGCCGGTCCATCTGCCACCGCATCCACCTCCACAAGCACGGCGGATACCAGAGCCTGGCAGCGGCCCTGCGCCGCATGTTTGTCGACACCGACGGCAGCGGCCACGAGCTGGCGGTCGACGGCGCCAGGCTCGACCTCTCGAATGCGGTGCCGGGGTACCTGGTGGCCTACGAGGACATGGAGGATGACCTCCTCCTCGCTGGCGATCTCAACTGGAA GGACTTCGTTAGGGTTGCAAAGAGGATCCGCATAATACCAGCAAAGGCCAGCACAAGGAAGAAAACTGTAGGGGCATAA